A genomic region of Streptomyces sp. NBC_00247 contains the following coding sequences:
- a CDS encoding Cys-Gln thioester bond-forming surface protein: MTSAFSEISALQDSGIANGPAIGAGSGTRRPLRGRGNGLTRLASAALVTGLVAAGALAGAGTAAADDAAPQHPGGAIAVLDGLKTYDDAKIKTDKGTQSVSAGLFEMTVNGGGTLKTYCIDIHNPTQGNAEYKETPWAESSLGKNDNAGRIRWILEHSYPQVDDLASLAKAAGAKSLTAGTAAAGTQVAIWRFSDNADVTAVNKDAEKLADYLQGAAQNSTEPQASLTLSPAAVSGQAGGVLGPVTVHTDAAEAAVAPPADAVASGIKITDKDGNPLSKATDGTELYFDVPKGAADGSASLTVQATTSVPVGRVFVGESKSQTQILAGSSESVVSAQATANWAAKGPVPAVTAKKDCSKGAVEFTVTNNGDQPFKFTFAAAGDVYTVEPGGSKTVPVGVGEDKAYDITVVGVDSDFKQNFKGVLDCVTAATPAPGGDEGTDTQTGASPSPATTVAAGAVTGGGEGDLAATGGSSATPVIAGVAVALVVLGGGAVFFLRRKKSAAAAQ; the protein is encoded by the coding sequence GTGACTTCTGCTTTTTCTGAGATATCAGCGCTTCAAGATTCCGGCATAGCGAACGGCCCGGCCATCGGCGCCGGTTCGGGCACGCGCCGGCCGCTGCGGGGACGGGGCAACGGGCTGACCCGCCTGGCCTCCGCCGCACTGGTCACCGGCCTCGTCGCGGCGGGCGCCCTCGCCGGCGCGGGCACGGCGGCAGCCGATGACGCGGCCCCCCAGCACCCGGGCGGCGCGATCGCCGTCCTGGACGGGCTGAAGACGTACGACGACGCCAAGATCAAGACGGACAAGGGGACCCAGTCGGTCTCCGCCGGGCTCTTCGAGATGACCGTCAACGGTGGCGGCACGCTCAAGACGTACTGCATCGACATCCACAACCCCACCCAGGGCAACGCGGAGTACAAGGAGACGCCCTGGGCGGAGTCCTCGCTCGGCAAGAACGACAACGCCGGCCGCATCCGGTGGATCCTGGAGCACTCCTACCCGCAGGTCGACGACCTCGCCTCGCTCGCGAAGGCGGCCGGCGCCAAGTCCCTCACCGCGGGCACCGCTGCCGCGGGCACCCAGGTCGCCATCTGGCGCTTCTCGGACAACGCCGACGTCACCGCGGTGAACAAGGACGCCGAGAAGCTCGCCGACTACCTCCAGGGTGCGGCCCAGAACTCGACCGAGCCCCAGGCGTCGCTGACCCTGAGCCCGGCGGCCGTCTCCGGTCAGGCCGGCGGCGTGCTCGGCCCGGTCACCGTGCACACCGATGCGGCCGAGGCCGCGGTGGCTCCGCCGGCCGACGCCGTCGCCAGCGGCATCAAGATCACCGACAAGGACGGCAACCCCCTCTCGAAGGCGACCGACGGCACCGAGCTCTACTTCGACGTGCCGAAGGGCGCCGCGGACGGTTCCGCCTCGCTCACCGTGCAGGCCACCACCTCGGTTCCGGTCGGCCGCGTCTTCGTCGGTGAGAGCAAGAGCCAGACGCAGATCCTGGCCGGCTCCAGCGAGTCCGTCGTCTCCGCGCAGGCCACCGCCAACTGGGCCGCCAAGGGCCCGGTTCCCGCGGTGACCGCGAAGAAGGACTGCAGCAAGGGCGCCGTGGAGTTCACGGTGACCAACAATGGCGACCAGCCGTTCAAGTTCACGTTCGCGGCGGCCGGCGACGTCTACACCGTCGAGCCCGGCGGTTCGAAGACCGTGCCGGTCGGCGTCGGTGAGGACAAGGCGTACGACATCACGGTCGTCGGCGTCGACAGCGACTTCAAGCAGAACTTCAAGGGCGTCCTCGACTGCGTCACCGCGGCCACCCCGGCTCCGGGCGGCGACGAGGGCACCGACACGCAGACCGGCGCCTCGCCGAGCCCGGCCACGACCGTCGCCGCCGGCGCCGTGACCGGCGGTGGTGAGGGCGACCTCGCCGCCACCGGTGGTTCCAGCGCCACCCCGGTCATCGCCGGTGTCGCCGTCGCGCTCGTCGTCCTCGGTGGTGGAGCGGTGTTCTTCCTCCGTCGCAAGAAGTCGGCCGCGGCCGCCCAGTAA
- a CDS encoding GTPase yields MTAVVDQDREQGDQGPEQGDRAWEHGDRGRGQGDQGRAQGEEGSPGRVEADAGGGGTDARAPEESDGGPEVSSPAARPGGAAATGDPEAPGAGRTARNAGAPGSADAPGERGGVPGPTGERGGPDGPAVPRSAGEPEPQDTAVTPSGLPSHWDDGLIARRAAASRAKGHDLGRAVREDEPGPEVEAYVPSGGTLRPRLEALRELVGLSRARLDQGALAEAGRVLEEAAARQRLSSRHTVVALAGATGSGKSSLFNALAGAQISDTGVRRPTTSSPIACSWTDGAAGLLDRLAIPGRLRRRPQPGTAAADPALQGLVLVDLPDHDSAAAGHREQVDRVLALVDAVVWVVDPEKYGDAALHERYLRPLAGHAEVSFVVLNQIDRLPGEAADLVLDDLRRLLDEDGMAVGEHGDPGATVLALSALTGEGVGELRESLGKFVQERTAAQRRLSADVDAAAARLRPVYVAQGRPGLGERAREEFTDRLADAVGASAAGQAAEREWRRNAGRACGTPWLRLWRWYESTRRLGGLERMGQVLAPPREEEQATARQRVEQAVRIVADDAAAGLPDPWAQAVREAAHNGAKGLSEALDELADKAGSAAPVRGRRTGGGRGSDAESGTGDGAGASGEGGEGREHGAGRVRGPGRFGRSRSRGAGTETGAGGAQGSPLLPGRPARPARPRWWPAAVVVQASMTLLQIFGGLWLVGQIAGVLEPGLIVPALVMLAGVVGGPLVEWACAAAARGPARRYGQEIERRLRDAAAGCGRARVLDPVAAELARYREVRERYGAVTEFSTTGG; encoded by the coding sequence ATGACTGCCGTCGTGGATCAGGACCGGGAACAAGGCGATCAGGGCCCGGAGCAAGGGGATCGAGCTTGGGAACACGGCGATCGGGGCCGGGGACAAGGCGATCAGGGCAGGGCGCAGGGGGAAGAGGGGAGCCCTGGGCGGGTCGAGGCGGACGCGGGCGGTGGCGGGACCGATGCGAGGGCGCCGGAGGAGTCCGATGGCGGCCCGGAGGTTTCCAGCCCGGCGGCCCGGCCCGGGGGTGCCGCGGCAACCGGTGACCCGGAGGCCCCGGGAGCCGGGCGTACGGCCCGGAACGCGGGGGCGCCCGGGTCGGCGGACGCACCCGGAGAGCGGGGCGGCGTGCCGGGACCGACGGGTGAGCGGGGCGGGCCGGACGGGCCTGCCGTACCCCGATCCGCTGGTGAGCCGGAGCCGCAGGACACCGCCGTCACCCCCTCGGGCCTGCCCTCCCACTGGGACGACGGGCTGATCGCACGCCGGGCCGCCGCCTCCCGGGCCAAGGGCCACGACCTGGGGCGGGCGGTGCGGGAGGACGAACCTGGACCCGAGGTGGAGGCGTACGTACCGTCCGGCGGTACGCTCCGGCCGCGGCTCGAAGCGCTGCGTGAGCTGGTCGGTCTCTCCCGCGCACGGCTCGACCAGGGGGCGCTCGCCGAGGCCGGCCGGGTACTCGAAGAGGCCGCCGCGCGTCAGCGGCTTTCCTCCCGGCACACCGTGGTCGCCCTCGCCGGGGCGACGGGCAGCGGGAAGTCCTCCCTGTTCAACGCCCTCGCCGGAGCCCAGATCTCCGACACCGGGGTACGCCGGCCGACCACCTCCTCCCCGATCGCGTGCAGTTGGACGGACGGGGCGGCCGGCCTCCTCGACCGCCTGGCGATCCCGGGCCGGCTCCGACGCAGGCCGCAGCCGGGGACGGCGGCGGCCGACCCGGCGCTCCAGGGGCTCGTCCTGGTGGACCTCCCCGACCACGACTCGGCGGCTGCCGGGCACCGGGAGCAGGTGGACCGGGTCCTCGCGCTGGTGGACGCGGTGGTCTGGGTCGTGGACCCGGAGAAGTACGGCGACGCGGCCCTGCACGAGCGCTATCTGCGCCCGCTCGCCGGACACGCGGAAGTCAGCTTCGTCGTGCTCAACCAGATCGACCGGCTGCCCGGCGAGGCCGCCGACCTGGTCCTCGACGATCTGCGCAGGCTGCTCGACGAGGACGGCATGGCGGTGGGTGAGCACGGCGACCCCGGCGCCACCGTGCTCGCCCTGTCCGCCCTCACCGGCGAAGGGGTGGGGGAACTGCGCGAGTCGCTGGGCAAGTTCGTGCAGGAGCGTACGGCCGCACAGCGCCGGCTCTCCGCCGACGTGGACGCCGCCGCCGCGCGGCTGCGGCCGGTGTACGTCGCGCAGGGGCGGCCCGGGCTGGGCGAGCGGGCGCGGGAGGAGTTCACCGACCGGCTCGCGGACGCGGTCGGCGCTTCGGCGGCCGGGCAGGCGGCCGAGCGGGAGTGGCGCCGTAACGCGGGTCGGGCCTGCGGCACTCCGTGGCTCCGGCTCTGGCGCTGGTACGAGTCGACGCGCAGGCTCGGCGGCCTGGAACGGATGGGCCAGGTCCTCGCACCGCCACGCGAGGAGGAGCAGGCCACCGCGCGGCAGCGGGTCGAGCAGGCAGTACGGATCGTGGCGGACGACGCCGCCGCGGGGCTCCCGGACCCGTGGGCGCAGGCCGTGCGCGAAGCCGCGCACAACGGGGCGAAGGGGCTGTCCGAGGCGCTGGACGAACTGGCGGATAAGGCGGGTTCGGCTGCTCCCGTCCGTGGCCGGAGGACCGGCGGCGGTAGGGGAAGCGACGCGGAAAGCGGTACGGGAGACGGTGCGGGAGCCTCCGGGGAGGGAGGGGAGGGAAGGGAGCACGGCGCCGGCCGGGTGCGCGGCCCGGGCCGGTTCGGACGGAGCCGTTCCCGGGGGGCCGGTACGGAGACCGGAGCCGGCGGTGCCCAGGGTTCGCCCCTGCTCCCGGGCCGCCCCGCCAGGCCGGCGCGCCCCAGGTGGTGGCCGGCGGCGGTGGTGGTCCAGGCGTCCATGACCCTGCTGCAGATCTTCGGCGGACTGTGGCTGGTCGGCCAGATCGCCGGCGTTCTGGAACCGGGACTGATCGTCCCCGCGCTCGTGATGCTCGCCGGAGTCGTCGGTGGTCCGCTGGTGGAGTGGGCGTGCGCGGCCGCCGCGCGGGGACCGGCGCGCCGGTACGGGCAGGAGATCGAGCGGCGGTTGCGGGACGCGGCGGCCGGATGCGGCCGGGCCAGGGTCCTCGATCCGGTGGCCGCCGAACTCGCCCGCTACCGCGAAGTGCGCGAGCGGTACGGGGCGGTGACGGAGTTTTCCACAACCGGCGGGTAG
- the repSA gene encoding replication initiator protein RepSA: MPHRAPFTTKNAPTTVRPLDPIVLGDVLRVASDPGYPRWEDQIRRTGGCADPIHLSGWVLHKDKTTGESLHHYSTAGEPGGRLRIACGNRRASRCPSCAWTYAGDTYHLIRAGLAGDDRRDIPASVRDHPRVFATLTAPSFGPVHNRPDHGTCRCGTHHAANAPELGTALDPDTYDYAGAVLFNNLAGQLWQRFTTRLRRELAARAGLPRSELAAHVRLSYGKVAEFQKRGALHFHAVVRLDGPAGPGTPPPAWGTVALLTDAIRAAAAHTYTSVSIPASGDQPARTFRWGRQLDVRPVKAFDGGSDLSEQAVASYVAKYATKAAENTGTLDHRIGELSELDRHGVPDHTRRLIVACRDLDPLYPDRRIWAWAHMLGFRGHFSSKSRTYSTTLGALRQARADYRAAQESPAFDLDDREPDTVLVLTDWQYAGHGHTPGEAALAATIARDLQLNRETARDALRSEGSES; encoded by the coding sequence ATGCCCCACCGGGCCCCGTTCACGACGAAGAATGCGCCCACAACTGTCCGACCGCTCGACCCGATCGTCCTCGGCGACGTGCTCCGGGTCGCCTCGGACCCCGGCTACCCCCGCTGGGAGGACCAGATCCGCCGCACCGGCGGCTGCGCCGACCCGATCCACCTGAGCGGCTGGGTCCTCCACAAGGACAAGACCACCGGCGAGAGCCTGCACCACTACTCCACGGCGGGCGAACCGGGCGGACGCCTCCGCATCGCCTGCGGAAACCGCCGCGCGTCCCGCTGTCCCTCCTGCGCGTGGACCTACGCGGGCGACACCTACCACCTGATCCGCGCCGGACTGGCCGGGGACGACCGCCGAGACATCCCGGCGAGCGTCCGCGACCACCCGCGCGTCTTCGCCACCCTCACGGCTCCCTCGTTCGGCCCGGTCCACAACCGCCCCGATCACGGCACCTGCCGCTGCGGCACCCACCACGCGGCCAACGCACCGGAGTTGGGAACGGCCCTCGACCCCGACACCTACGACTACGCGGGCGCCGTGCTCTTCAACAACCTCGCCGGACAGCTCTGGCAGCGCTTCACCACCCGGCTCCGCCGTGAACTCGCCGCCCGCGCCGGCCTGCCGCGAAGCGAACTCGCCGCCCATGTCCGTCTGTCGTACGGCAAGGTCGCCGAGTTCCAGAAGCGCGGCGCCCTGCACTTCCACGCGGTCGTACGCCTCGACGGTCCGGCCGGTCCGGGGACGCCTCCGCCCGCGTGGGGCACGGTCGCGCTCCTGACCGACGCGATACGTGCCGCAGCCGCGCACACGTACACATCCGTCTCGATCCCCGCTTCCGGCGACCAGCCTGCCCGTACCTTCCGATGGGGCCGACAGCTCGACGTGCGCCCGGTGAAAGCCTTCGACGGCGGCTCCGATCTCAGCGAACAGGCCGTCGCCTCCTACGTGGCGAAGTACGCCACCAAGGCCGCCGAGAACACCGGCACCCTGGACCACCGCATCGGCGAACTCTCCGAACTCGACCGTCACGGGGTCCCGGACCACACCCGGCGTCTCATCGTCGCCTGCCGCGATCTGGACCCGCTCTACCCGGACCGGCGCATCTGGGCTTGGGCGCACATGCTCGGCTTCCGCGGGCACTTCTCGTCCAAGTCGCGCACGTACTCGACCACCCTCGGCGCCCTTCGCCAAGCTCGCGCCGACTACCGCGCCGCTCAGGAATCACCGGCCTTCGACCTCGACGACCGGGAGCCGGACACCGTCCTCGTCCTGACCGACTGGCAGTACGCCGGCCACGGCCACACCCCGGGTGAGGCCGCACTCGCCGCCACCATCGCCCGGGACCTCCAGCTCAACCGGGAGACCGCCCGCGACGCCCTCCGGAGCGAAGGGAGCGAGTCATGA
- a CDS encoding helix-turn-helix transcriptional regulator translates to MTTAVRSRTTLLTLAEVCDELAVSRSTFYDWRAKHRAPRCIKLPNGDLRIRRLDLDHWLDDREDAA, encoded by the coding sequence ATGACCACCGCCGTCCGGTCCCGCACCACGCTGCTCACCCTCGCCGAGGTCTGTGACGAACTGGCCGTCTCGCGCTCGACCTTCTACGACTGGCGGGCCAAGCACCGGGCGCCCCGCTGCATCAAGCTGCCGAACGGCGACCTGAGAATTCGACGGCTCGACCTCGACCACTGGCTTGACGACCGTGAGGACGCCGCCTGA
- a CDS encoding mobile element transfer protein: MPARDNFHSLMRIGPVQIGTHRDRNGRTVHAAVCTADRCGWSADYSSRTAAQLAARTHRCTVR, translated from the coding sequence ATGCCCGCACGCGACAACTTCCACTCCCTGATGCGGATCGGCCCCGTGCAGATCGGCACCCACCGCGACCGCAACGGCCGGACCGTGCACGCCGCCGTCTGCACCGCCGACCGCTGCGGCTGGTCCGCTGACTACTCCAGCCGTACCGCCGCCCAGCTCGCTGCCCGCACCCACCGCTGCACCGTCCGCTAG
- a CDS encoding DUF2637 domain-containing protein has protein sequence MGARSRLRIDAVLIQAVIAGALSFAHLHDLAAAAGQDGWKAWAYPVSVDLLLVAAWRRLRAEGPSRLAWCWFLVALVASLGANIATAGFLDLADPPAPLRLGIAGWPALAFLGGTLLAHSATGREPMMPATATDAVAVEDTVDTGPVPPADVVPVPVPDDEASAPPVQPSPVPPVPAALVNHARKVADEYRDRTGSPIDTDTLRSRLGVPPHLAAAIASHLA, from the coding sequence ATGGGCGCCCGGTCCCGTCTCCGGATCGACGCGGTGTTGATCCAAGCCGTGATCGCCGGGGCCCTGTCCTTCGCCCACCTGCACGACCTGGCCGCCGCTGCCGGGCAGGACGGCTGGAAGGCGTGGGCCTACCCGGTCAGCGTCGACCTCCTCCTTGTCGCGGCCTGGCGGCGGCTCCGGGCCGAAGGGCCGTCCCGACTGGCCTGGTGCTGGTTCCTGGTGGCGCTGGTCGCCTCGCTCGGCGCCAACATCGCCACCGCCGGATTCCTCGACCTGGCCGACCCGCCCGCCCCGCTCCGCCTCGGCATCGCCGGATGGCCCGCGCTGGCCTTCCTCGGCGGCACCCTCCTGGCTCACTCGGCTACGGGCCGGGAGCCGATGATGCCGGCCACCGCTACGGACGCGGTGGCGGTCGAAGACACGGTCGACACCGGCCCCGTACCCCCGGCTGACGTCGTCCCGGTGCCGGTACCGGACGACGAAGCGTCCGCCCCTCCCGTCCAGCCCTCCCCGGTCCCGCCCGTCCCCGCCGCGCTGGTCAATCACGCCCGCAAGGTCGCCGACGAGTACCGCGACCGCACCGGCTCTCCGATCGACACCGACACCCTGCGCTCTCGCCTCGGCGTCCCGCCCCACCTCGCCGCCGCCATCGCCTCCCACCTCGCCTGA
- a CDS encoding tyrosine-type recombinase/integrase, whose protein sequence is METTYDVKVYKIYVYKGTRKSSYTVRWEVAGKRWREQFDTVALAEGFRSGLITATGKGEAFVIATGLPVSHRSKSAAVSWYAFATEYVDARWSQLGGNSRKNLAKTLTATTIALLRTRPAQFEPVAVRTALREWAFNTNRRSTAPDDVETILRWVERNSLPVSTWEDPGKVDEVLRAIDTRLDGKQAAAWSRKRHRRILNVVMKHAIRRRVLRTNPLPKGKEATAVAKTTNAVDKRSLMNPDQAAALLDWIRRRPRGGKRLHAFFVTLYYCGLRPEEAVAMRVKDVSLPALGVADQWCELLIHTATPEVGKQWTDTGKIHEERDLKGRAEGETRTVPGHPALTRVLRQHIADEALQPGDLLFQGETGGVLAGSVIRRAWRSAREAVLAPHVIESPTGRRVYDNRHTRLTKWLNDGVPPAQVADWAGNSVPVLLATYARCVEGQLPDLKRRLEAAGDLPEPPPAG, encoded by the coding sequence ATGGAGACGACCTACGACGTCAAGGTCTACAAGATCTACGTCTACAAGGGCACCCGGAAGTCCAGCTACACGGTGCGATGGGAAGTCGCCGGAAAACGCTGGCGCGAGCAGTTCGACACGGTCGCGCTCGCCGAGGGCTTCCGTTCCGGACTCATCACGGCGACGGGCAAGGGTGAGGCGTTCGTCATCGCGACCGGCCTGCCGGTCTCGCATCGTTCGAAGTCCGCCGCCGTGAGCTGGTACGCCTTCGCCACCGAGTACGTGGACGCGCGCTGGTCCCAACTCGGCGGCAACAGCCGGAAGAACCTCGCGAAGACGCTGACCGCGACCACCATCGCGCTTCTGCGCACCCGGCCTGCCCAGTTCGAGCCCGTGGCGGTGCGTACCGCGCTGCGCGAGTGGGCGTTCAACACGAACCGGCGGAGTACGGCCCCTGACGACGTGGAGACCATCCTCCGATGGGTGGAGCGGAACTCGCTGCCCGTCTCGACCTGGGAGGACCCTGGCAAGGTCGACGAGGTTCTACGAGCCATCGACACGCGCCTTGACGGCAAGCAAGCCGCCGCCTGGTCGCGCAAGCGTCACCGCCGCATCCTCAACGTCGTCATGAAGCACGCGATCCGCCGGCGCGTTCTGCGGACCAACCCGCTCCCCAAGGGGAAGGAGGCGACGGCCGTCGCCAAGACCACGAACGCCGTGGACAAGCGGTCGCTGATGAACCCCGATCAGGCGGCGGCCCTGCTCGACTGGATACGGCGACGGCCTCGCGGAGGCAAGCGGCTGCACGCGTTCTTCGTGACGCTGTACTACTGCGGTCTGCGCCCTGAGGAAGCCGTGGCCATGCGGGTCAAGGACGTGTCGCTACCCGCGCTGGGTGTCGCGGACCAGTGGTGTGAACTGCTGATCCACACGGCGACCCCGGAGGTGGGCAAGCAGTGGACCGACACCGGCAAGATCCACGAGGAACGCGACCTCAAGGGCCGTGCCGAGGGGGAGACACGCACAGTGCCGGGGCATCCCGCCCTGACGCGGGTCCTGCGGCAGCACATCGCGGACGAAGCCCTCCAGCCCGGTGATCTCCTCTTCCAGGGTGAGACAGGCGGCGTCCTCGCGGGCTCGGTGATCCGGCGGGCCTGGCGCAGTGCGCGCGAGGCGGTGTTGGCTCCACATGTCATCGAATCGCCCACCGGACGGCGGGTGTACGACAACCGGCACACGCGCCTGACGAAGTGGCTGAATGACGGCGTCCCGCCGGCCCAGGTCGCGGACTGGGCGGGCAATAGTGTTCCGGTGCTTCTGGCCACGTACGCGCGATGCGTGGAAGGACAACTTCCCGATCTCAAGAGGCGGCTCGAAGCGGCGGGAGACCTACCCGAACCGCCGCCCGCAGGCTGA
- a CDS encoding ATP-binding protein: MDVRPQLIDALSVLRDRVAAVRLPLPLPGSERARQTRAELLAQLDDYLLPRLRAPEAPLLAVIGGSTGAGKSTLVNSLVGCRVSEAGVLRPTTRTPVLVCHPDDHHWFADVRVLPELIRVWLPPGRGAGADGIEEAGVGRARGAVPELRIETAMSLPRGLALLDAPDIDSLVERNRVLAAELVCAADVWVMVTTASRYADAVPWHMLRTAKEYDASLVSVLDRVPHQVVGEVSRQYAALMTRAGLGDVPRFTIPELPESAGGASGLLPTTAVAPLRAWLTHRAQDPAARQQAVGRTASGVIESLNVRIPALAGAVAQQYAAAVRLTGAVEDAYEKEAERIRRRLGNGAVLAGDARTRWRGYPLDSSACEVLEALVESLVALIQCAVAAADEKIRTTWRRDPAAAAFRFEGSGKESGGWGPAEDVEGRIAVAVRRWRRVVEELAEEEVGRLDRSVAPDSETVAALLAAALLGGRRARSAGEQLAERIGAQGALRLRDKGGSLLTSYLDQVLRVERERRLAPLDALDIAPEPQAELIAALSVLQKERRQR, from the coding sequence TTGGATGTACGGCCTCAGCTCATCGACGCACTCTCCGTCCTGCGCGACCGTGTCGCTGCCGTGCGTCTGCCACTACCGCTCCCCGGATCGGAGCGGGCCCGTCAGACCAGGGCCGAACTCCTCGCGCAGCTCGACGACTACCTGCTGCCCCGGCTCCGGGCCCCCGAGGCGCCGCTGCTCGCGGTGATCGGCGGGTCCACCGGGGCGGGGAAGTCCACGTTGGTCAACTCGCTCGTCGGCTGCCGGGTCAGCGAGGCGGGGGTGCTGCGGCCGACGACCCGGACGCCGGTGCTGGTCTGCCACCCGGACGACCACCACTGGTTCGCGGACGTACGGGTGCTGCCGGAGCTGATCCGGGTCTGGCTGCCGCCTGGGCGGGGGGCCGGGGCGGACGGGATCGAGGAGGCGGGTGTCGGACGCGCTCGCGGGGCGGTACCGGAACTGCGGATCGAGACGGCGATGAGCCTGCCGCGCGGCCTCGCGCTGCTGGACGCCCCCGACATCGACTCGCTCGTCGAACGCAACCGGGTCCTCGCCGCCGAACTCGTCTGCGCGGCCGATGTGTGGGTGATGGTGACCACGGCGTCCCGGTACGCCGACGCGGTGCCCTGGCACATGCTGCGTACGGCGAAGGAGTACGACGCCTCGCTGGTCAGCGTCCTCGACCGGGTGCCGCACCAGGTGGTGGGGGAGGTGTCCCGCCAGTACGCGGCGCTGATGACCCGGGCCGGGCTCGGAGACGTACCCCGGTTCACCATCCCCGAGTTGCCCGAGTCGGCGGGCGGTGCCAGTGGGCTGCTGCCCACCACGGCCGTAGCCCCGCTGCGCGCCTGGCTCACCCACCGGGCCCAGGACCCCGCCGCCCGCCAGCAAGCCGTGGGGCGTACGGCGTCCGGGGTCATCGAGTCGCTGAACGTACGGATTCCCGCCCTGGCCGGGGCCGTCGCCCAGCAGTACGCGGCGGCCGTCAGGCTGACCGGAGCGGTCGAGGACGCGTACGAGAAGGAGGCCGAGCGCATCCGCCGCCGGCTCGGAAACGGGGCCGTGCTGGCGGGGGACGCCCGGACGCGCTGGCGTGGGTACCCGCTGGACAGTTCGGCGTGCGAGGTGCTGGAAGCGCTGGTGGAGAGCCTGGTCGCGTTGATCCAGTGCGCCGTCGCCGCTGCCGACGAGAAGATCCGTACGACCTGGCGGCGTGATCCGGCAGCGGCGGCGTTCCGCTTCGAGGGCTCCGGCAAGGAGAGCGGCGGCTGGGGTCCGGCGGAGGACGTCGAAGGGCGGATCGCGGTAGCGGTACGCCGGTGGCGGCGGGTCGTCGAAGAGCTGGCCGAGGAAGAGGTGGGCCGGCTCGACCGCAGCGTCGCGCCGGATTCGGAGACCGTCGCCGCGCTGCTCGCCGCCGCCTTGCTCGGCGGTCGCCGTGCCCGTAGCGCCGGGGAGCAGCTCGCCGAACGCATCGGCGCCCAGGGCGCCCTGCGGTTGCGGGACAAGGGCGGGTCCCTGCTCACCAGTTATCTGGACCAGGTGCTGCGGGTGGAGCGGGAACGGCGGCTCGCCCCGCTCGACGCGCTCGACATCGCCCCCGAACCGCAAGCAGAGCTGATCGCCGCACTGTCCGTGCTGCAGAAGGAGAGGAGGCAGCGATGA
- a CDS encoding SpdD-like protein produces MFQPKVPTMPQPTGLITPPAVIQPTTVTPSAPVLPTVPTVVPQPARPVVQITPGAVLALVGAGTAVVLVLGAVLVSLLLAVAITGASVAVCAVVLRSLLASGTKRR; encoded by the coding sequence ATGTTCCAGCCCAAGGTTCCGACCATGCCGCAGCCCACCGGGTTGATCACGCCGCCCGCCGTCATCCAGCCGACCACCGTCACTCCGAGCGCCCCGGTCCTGCCGACGGTGCCCACCGTCGTCCCGCAGCCGGCCCGCCCGGTCGTTCAGATCACCCCGGGTGCCGTGCTCGCCCTCGTCGGCGCCGGTACGGCCGTGGTCCTGGTCCTCGGGGCCGTACTCGTTTCCCTGCTGCTCGCGGTCGCCATCACGGGCGCCTCGGTCGCGGTCTGCGCCGTCGTGCTGCGCTCCCTGCTCGCGTCCGGCACCAAGCGGCGCTGA